TTGCCTCGGGATGGGAATGTCCATGCTGTTGTTCCCGGATTCGTTCAGCCATGTGGCGTTCGCTGCTGGTGTGCTGACAGCAGCCACGCTCGGAGCCCAGATGAAGAAGCCACTGGCTGTCACGATGCTGCTGCTTCTCTGCTTCCCGTTCCGCATGGTTTTCTGGATCTTCGTAGCTGCAGTGATCGGAGGCTGGATTGCCAGATTGGTGGACGGGAGAGGCGGTCCCGCTCCTGCTGCATACGAAGACGAAGCCTCGACCTGACGGCAGATCCGAATGTTCTGTCAGCAACAGATATGAGCCTGTTCGGTTTCGATAGAAGTGTCGATGCGAATGAGTATTGATCTCAGAGACCCTAACAATAAGCTGTACGTCGTCTGCACGCGGATATCCGTTGCAATAATGATGGCGGCTTCCGTGATTTCCTTGGCCTACCTAGTCGCGGCAGCGCCTGGAGAGGCTTATATACTCACGAGCAGCGATGACTC
The sequence above is drawn from the Candidatus Methanomethylophilaceae archaeon genome and encodes:
- a CDS encoding chloride channel protein, which encodes GAEKVPSVLKETLCGIIVGIMCMMVPMAMFSGEDQMAELIGGFGGLGAWALMGLCVLKVLMTAFCFRFGLKGGHFFPLIFACSCLGMGMSMLLFPDSFSHVAFAAGVLTAATLGAQMKKPLAVTMLLLLCFPFRMVFWIFVAAVIGGWIARLVDGRGGPAPAAYEDEAST